One genomic segment of Nocardioides cavernaquae includes these proteins:
- a CDS encoding Crp/Fnr family transcriptional regulator, whose protein sequence is MDTDVLRQAPLFSALDDEAASALRASMAESRLRRGEVLFHEGDSGDKLYIVLDGKVKLGRTSSDGRENLLAILGPGQMFGELSLFDPGPRSATVTTVTDASFASLSHEDLLRWLEGRPLVAYGLLSQLATRLRKANDVVADLVFSDVPGRVAKALLDLADRFGRTADDGVHVHHDLTQEELAQLVGASRETVNKALADFASRGWIRLEPRSVVIMDIERLSRRAR, encoded by the coding sequence GTGGACACGGACGTGCTGCGTCAGGCACCGCTCTTCAGCGCCCTGGACGACGAAGCTGCGTCGGCCCTGCGTGCTTCGATGGCGGAGTCCCGCCTGCGCCGCGGTGAGGTGCTGTTCCACGAGGGCGACTCCGGCGACAAGCTGTACATCGTTCTCGACGGCAAGGTGAAGCTCGGTCGCACGTCGTCCGATGGCCGCGAGAACCTGCTCGCCATCCTCGGCCCCGGTCAGATGTTCGGTGAGCTGTCGCTCTTCGACCCGGGCCCGCGCTCGGCGACCGTCACGACCGTCACCGACGCATCGTTCGCCTCGCTGTCGCACGAGGACCTGCTGCGCTGGCTCGAGGGCCGCCCGCTGGTCGCCTACGGTCTGCTCTCGCAGCTCGCGACCCGCCTGCGCAAGGCCAACGACGTCGTGGCCGACCTCGTCTTCTCCGACGTGCCCGGCCGTGTCGCCAAGGCGCTGCTCGACCTCGCCGACCGCTTCGGCCGCACCGCCGACGACGGCGTCCACGTGCACCACGACCTCACGCAGGAGGAGCTCGCCCAGCTGGTCGGCGCCTCCCGCGAGACGGTCAACAAGGCGCTCGCCGACTTCGCGTCGCGTGGCTGGATCCGCCTCGAGCCCCGCTCCGTCGTCATCATGGACATCGAGCGTCTCTCGCGCCGCGCGCGCTGA
- a CDS encoding MBL fold metallo-hydrolase, giving the protein MSWSGGNFGARGTCVLAPNANMMTLDGTNTWVLREPDGRRSVVVDPGPDIESHLDAIAAEAGDVAAVLLTHHHLDHSEAARSFAQRVGCGVRALDPAYRLGSEGLGAGDVVAVDGLEVHVIATPGHTADSLSFLVPADGSVLTGDTVLGRGTTVVAHPDGQLGAYLDSLDRLHALASEHEIREIWPGHGPVITDALGALDFYIAHRRDRLAQVEKALVDLGADASPRAVVERVYADVDPILWGAAELSVRAQLAHLAR; this is encoded by the coding sequence GTGAGCTGGAGCGGCGGCAACTTCGGCGCACGGGGCACCTGCGTGCTCGCGCCCAACGCCAACATGATGACGCTCGACGGCACCAACACCTGGGTGCTGCGCGAGCCCGACGGCCGACGCTCGGTCGTGGTCGACCCGGGTCCCGACATCGAGAGCCACCTCGACGCGATTGCCGCGGAGGCGGGTGACGTGGCGGCCGTGCTGCTCACGCACCACCACCTCGACCACTCCGAGGCGGCCCGGTCGTTCGCGCAGCGCGTCGGGTGCGGCGTACGTGCTCTGGACCCGGCCTACCGGCTCGGCAGTGAGGGACTCGGAGCCGGCGACGTCGTCGCGGTCGACGGACTTGAGGTGCACGTGATCGCGACGCCCGGCCACACCGCGGACTCGTTGTCGTTCCTGGTCCCGGCGGACGGATCGGTGCTCACCGGCGACACGGTGCTCGGCCGCGGCACGACGGTCGTGGCGCACCCGGACGGGCAGCTGGGCGCCTACCTGGATTCGCTCGATCGCCTGCACGCACTGGCTTCCGAGCACGAGATCCGGGAGATCTGGCCCGGTCACGGCCCCGTCATCACCGACGCGCTCGGGGCGCTCGACTTCTACATCGCCCACCGCCGCGACCGGCTCGCCCAGGTTGAGAAGGCGCTCGTCGACCTCGGAGCCGACGCGAGCCCGCGAGCAGTCGTCGAGCGGGTGTACGCCGATGTCGACCCGATCCTGTGGGGCGCCGCCGAGCTGAGCGTCCGCGCGCAGCTGGCCCATCTGGCGCGCTGA
- a CDS encoding NUDIX hydrolase translates to MSEMVQFETEGLPEWLSPLIAGSDTIRADDLSRFAPPSDGPTPREAAVLMLFGEGPDGPDILLTERSHNMRSHPGQISFPGGSLDPEDSGPVAAALREAQEETGLDPAGVQVFGALPELWLPPSNFAVTTVLGWWTTESPVSVVDPNEVHAILRVPLSTLLDPEHRVTMVHPIGFASPGFLLPDEIGGGVLWGFTAGLISRLFDHVGWTRPWDTDRTHPVEEWMIVGRGNEGRPIPAYPVPNTEFQEGPGR, encoded by the coding sequence ATGAGCGAGATGGTCCAGTTCGAGACCGAGGGCCTGCCCGAGTGGCTGTCCCCGCTCATCGCAGGCTCGGACACGATCCGTGCCGACGACCTCTCCCGCTTCGCGCCGCCCAGTGACGGGCCCACGCCACGCGAGGCTGCGGTGCTCATGCTCTTCGGCGAGGGACCGGACGGGCCCGACATCCTGCTCACCGAGCGCTCGCACAACATGCGGTCGCACCCCGGCCAGATCTCCTTCCCGGGCGGCAGCCTCGATCCCGAGGACTCCGGCCCGGTCGCAGCGGCCCTGCGCGAGGCGCAGGAGGAGACCGGGCTCGACCCCGCCGGAGTCCAGGTCTTCGGAGCGCTCCCGGAGCTGTGGCTCCCGCCGAGCAACTTCGCCGTCACCACCGTCCTCGGCTGGTGGACCACCGAATCTCCGGTGAGCGTCGTGGACCCCAACGAGGTCCACGCGATCCTCCGAGTGCCGCTGTCGACCCTGCTCGATCCCGAGCACCGGGTGACGATGGTGCACCCGATCGGCTTCGCGAGCCCCGGCTTCCTCCTCCCGGACGAGATCGGCGGAGGTGTCCTCTGGGGCTTCACCGCGGGCCTGATCTCGCGGCTCTTCGACCATGTCGGCTGGACACGCCCGTGGGACACGGACCGCACACATCCGGTCGAAGAGTGGATGATCGTCGGACGCGGCAACGAGGGACGGCCCATCCCGGCGTACCCCGTGCCCAACACCGAGTTCCAGGAGGGCCCCGGCCGATGA
- a CDS encoding carboxymuconolactone decarboxylase family protein, which yields MDPLFLDKASPDIYGHLMDAARAAGAAAAAAGLDRRLVELVSLRVSQLNGCSYCLDVHTARALKAGETPQRLGVLPAWAEAGLYTEIERAALELAEAITVLPHPEERLDLEFRVREVLSDAEYAAVAWLAISMNAFNRISITSRHPVTPRK from the coding sequence ATGGACCCGCTCTTTCTCGACAAGGCATCCCCGGACATCTACGGGCACCTGATGGACGCCGCGCGGGCGGCTGGCGCCGCTGCGGCCGCCGCCGGTCTCGACCGCCGTCTCGTGGAGCTCGTCAGCCTTCGCGTCTCGCAGCTCAACGGTTGCTCCTATTGCCTCGACGTGCACACCGCCCGGGCGCTCAAGGCGGGCGAGACGCCCCAGCGCCTCGGCGTACTTCCCGCCTGGGCGGAGGCCGGCCTCTACACCGAGATCGAGCGGGCCGCGCTGGAGCTGGCCGAGGCGATCACCGTGCTGCCCCACCCCGAGGAGCGGCTCGACCTCGAGTTCCGCGTCCGTGAGGTCCTCAGCGACGCGGAGTACGCCGCGGTGGCGTGGCTGGCGATCAGCATGAACGCGTTCAACCGGATTTCGATCACCAGCCGCCACCCGGTGACGCCCCGGAAGTGA
- a CDS encoding RidA family protein, translating to MSTPEERLAELGLTVPTVVPPLAAYVPAVRTGNLVFTAGQLPMRDGALLATGKVGASVTAEEAKECAQQCALNAIAAVKAEIGDLSRVRRVVKVVGFVASTPEFTGQPGVINGASELLGAVFGDAGIHARSAVGVPVLPLDAPVEVEILVEIAD from the coding sequence GTGAGCACCCCCGAGGAGCGCCTGGCCGAGCTCGGGCTGACGGTGCCCACGGTGGTGCCGCCCCTCGCGGCGTACGTCCCCGCGGTGCGCACCGGCAACCTCGTCTTCACCGCCGGCCAGCTGCCGATGCGTGACGGCGCGCTGCTGGCGACCGGCAAGGTCGGCGCGTCCGTCACCGCGGAGGAGGCCAAGGAGTGCGCGCAGCAGTGCGCGCTCAACGCCATCGCCGCGGTGAAGGCCGAGATCGGCGACCTCTCCCGCGTACGCCGTGTGGTCAAGGTCGTCGGCTTCGTCGCCTCGACGCCGGAGTTCACCGGCCAGCCCGGTGTCATCAACGGCGCCTCCGAGCTGCTCGGCGCGGTCTTCGGTGACGCGGGCATCCACGCGCGCTCTGCCGTGGGCGTGCCGGTGCTGCCGCTGGATGCCCCCGTCGAGGTGGAGATCCTCGTCGAGATCGCGGACTGA
- a CDS encoding NUDIX hydrolase, translating into MDPARTLPPHLAEAARAHASGERTPTEPRLASTVVLLRSGDGKAGGLAAYLLHRHLGMEFAADMYVFPGGGVDPRDAGLDPELWAGPPVAEWAARLGCREEQATELICAAVRETFEESGVLLAGTASTVVDDTTGDEWEADRAALESRSLSLTELLTRRGLVLRTDLLAALSCWVTPTFESRRYRTWFFVAELPTGQATRDVSTESDRVAWLTIRACLTAVMAGEILMLPPTSASLAELFSARTTAEALAIADATPWEVIEPTFDLESETLVIPDRFVELGRKVLAQLGGGGDA; encoded by the coding sequence ATGGATCCCGCTCGCACGCTCCCGCCGCACCTCGCCGAGGCTGCGCGGGCCCATGCGAGTGGTGAGCGCACGCCGACCGAGCCGCGGCTCGCCTCGACCGTGGTGCTGCTGCGATCTGGTGACGGCAAGGCGGGTGGGCTCGCGGCCTACCTGCTGCACCGACACCTCGGCATGGAGTTCGCCGCGGACATGTACGTCTTCCCCGGCGGTGGTGTCGACCCGCGCGATGCTGGGCTCGACCCGGAGCTGTGGGCAGGGCCTCCGGTCGCGGAGTGGGCTGCCCGTCTGGGATGTCGCGAGGAGCAGGCGACCGAGCTCATCTGCGCTGCCGTCCGCGAGACCTTCGAGGAGTCGGGGGTGCTTCTGGCCGGCACGGCCTCGACTGTTGTCGACGACACGACCGGCGACGAGTGGGAGGCCGACCGGGCAGCGCTGGAGTCCCGCTCGCTGTCGTTGACCGAGCTGCTCACCCGGCGGGGGTTGGTCCTGCGCACGGATCTGCTTGCTGCACTGAGCTGCTGGGTCACGCCGACCTTCGAGTCGCGCCGCTATCGCACCTGGTTCTTCGTCGCCGAGTTGCCGACAGGCCAGGCCACCCGCGATGTCTCGACGGAGTCGGATCGCGTTGCCTGGTTGACGATCCGCGCTTGTCTCACTGCCGTGATGGCGGGCGAGATCCTGATGCTGCCACCGACCTCCGCCAGCCTGGCCGAGCTCTTCTCTGCGCGGACGACGGCAGAGGCGCTGGCGATCGCCGACGCGACGCCCTGGGAGGTCATCGAGCCGACCTTCGATCTCGAGAGCGAGACGCTGGTCATCCCCGACCGCTTCGTCGAGCTCGGACGGAAGGTGCTCGCACAGCTCGGCGGAGGTGGCGACGCGTGA
- a CDS encoding DUF4177 domain-containing protein, producing MTKWEYQVAPVLNHVAGQILNNFGQDGWELVTITDNGSGNLVGYFKRPLEG from the coding sequence ATGACCAAGTGGGAATACCAGGTTGCGCCCGTCCTCAACCATGTCGCCGGCCAGATCCTCAACAACTTCGGCCAGGACGGCTGGGAGCTCGTGACGATCACGGACAACGGCTCCGGCAACCTTGTCGGCTACTTCAAGCGCCCCCTGGAGGGCTGA
- a CDS encoding ArsA-related P-loop ATPase, whose amino-acid sequence MRRRARARPDSLTSVSSSDWPKTRLHVVTGKGGTGKSTVAAALALALASTGKRVLLCEVEGRQGIAQLFDVPPLPYEERRIATGLFTEGGQQPGEVYALHIDAESAFLEYLSMYYKLGRAGKALDRFGVIEFATTIAPGVRDVLLTGKVFEAAKTARRKGTSSKDRHGYDAIVLDAPPTGRITQFLNVNGELAGLAKVGPIKAQADTVMTLFRSPQTAIHLVTVLEEMPVRETADGIAELHKAALPVGGVVVNLVRPRDIEATELDAIRSDEVDRSAIAAALTSAGVDADDALVTSLLDEARDHAERRALEDSQRTLIADLGVPTYELPRVAGGLDIGGLYELAGLLREQGLA is encoded by the coding sequence ATTCGTCGCCGCGCCCGGGCCCGGCCAGATAGCCTCACCTCCGTGAGCAGCTCCGACTGGCCGAAGACGCGCCTGCACGTCGTGACCGGCAAGGGTGGCACCGGCAAGTCGACCGTGGCCGCCGCCCTGGCCCTGGCACTGGCCAGCACCGGCAAGCGAGTGCTGCTCTGCGAGGTCGAGGGGCGCCAGGGCATCGCCCAGCTCTTCGACGTCCCCCCGCTCCCCTACGAGGAGCGTCGCATCGCGACCGGGCTCTTCACCGAGGGCGGCCAGCAGCCCGGCGAGGTCTACGCGCTGCACATCGACGCAGAGTCGGCCTTCCTCGAGTACCTCTCGATGTACTACAAGCTCGGACGCGCCGGGAAGGCACTCGACCGCTTCGGCGTCATCGAGTTCGCGACCACGATCGCGCCGGGCGTCCGCGACGTCCTGCTGACCGGCAAGGTCTTCGAGGCCGCCAAGACCGCGCGCCGCAAGGGCACCAGCTCCAAGGACCGTCACGGGTACGACGCGATCGTGCTCGACGCTCCCCCGACCGGCCGGATCACCCAGTTCCTCAACGTCAACGGCGAGCTCGCAGGCCTGGCCAAGGTCGGTCCGATCAAGGCACAGGCCGACACCGTGATGACACTCTTCCGCTCGCCGCAGACCGCGATCCACCTGGTCACCGTGCTGGAAGAGATGCCGGTGCGGGAGACCGCCGACGGCATCGCAGAGCTCCACAAGGCGGCGCTTCCGGTGGGCGGCGTGGTGGTCAACCTGGTGCGCCCGCGCGACATCGAGGCCACCGAGCTCGACGCCATCCGCTCCGACGAGGTCGATCGCTCCGCCATCGCCGCGGCGCTGACCAGTGCAGGGGTCGACGCCGACGATGCCCTGGTCACCAGCCTGCTCGACGAGGCGCGCGACCACGCCGAGCGTCGCGCCCTCGAGGACAGCCAGCGCACACTGATCGCCGACCTCGGCGTCCCGACGTACGAGCTGCCGCGGGTGGCGGGCGGCCTGGACATCGGCGGGCTCTACGAGCTGGCCGGACTACTTCGCGAGCAGGGGCTGGCATGA
- a CDS encoding SigE family RNA polymerase sigma factor, translated as MTGHEGGEGAFNAFVQARSAALGRTAYLLTGDHHLAEDLLQTALLQAARHWGRIHTAPEAYVRRILYTQNISWWRRRKYAEVGLGMHDISVAVAEPELRMTLEQALSLLTAKQRTALVLRYFEDLTEVQAAAELGVSPGTVKSTTRQALARLRVLAPELADLIGVN; from the coding sequence ATGACCGGTCATGAGGGCGGCGAGGGTGCATTCAACGCGTTCGTGCAGGCACGTAGCGCGGCGCTCGGCCGCACGGCGTACCTGTTGACCGGAGACCACCACCTCGCCGAGGACCTGCTGCAGACGGCGCTCCTCCAGGCTGCCCGCCACTGGGGACGGATCCACACCGCCCCCGAGGCCTACGTTCGCCGGATCCTCTACACGCAGAACATCTCCTGGTGGCGTCGACGGAAGTACGCCGAAGTCGGGTTGGGGATGCACGACATCTCCGTTGCGGTGGCTGAGCCAGAGCTGCGGATGACTCTCGAGCAGGCGTTGAGCCTGCTCACCGCGAAGCAGCGGACCGCTCTGGTGCTGCGCTACTTCGAGGACCTGACCGAGGTGCAGGCGGCCGCCGAGCTGGGCGTGAGCCCGGGCACCGTGAAGTCGACGACCCGCCAGGCCCTTGCGCGGCTTCGGGTCCTCGCGCCGGAGCTCGCCGACCTGATCGGAGTGAACTGA
- a CDS encoding phage holin family protein: MAQNQVAQDQMKQMSEEPTIGKLVVDAQRDISKLISAEIQLAKTELKVSVKAGGIGIALFAVAGFIGLLSIIIFSVALGFLIHWNGSGLDLHWAFLIVFGVYVLVAALLAFVGFLSVKKVKGPERALAQAKQNKKAFKHS, from the coding sequence ATGGCCCAGAACCAGGTGGCTCAGGATCAGATGAAGCAGATGAGCGAAGAGCCGACCATCGGCAAGCTCGTCGTCGACGCTCAGCGCGACATCTCCAAGCTGATCTCCGCAGAGATCCAGCTGGCGAAGACCGAGCTCAAGGTCAGCGTGAAGGCCGGCGGCATCGGCATCGCGCTCTTCGCCGTGGCCGGCTTCATCGGCCTGCTGTCGATCATCATCTTCTCGGTCGCGCTCGGCTTCCTGATCCACTGGAACGGCTCCGGCCTCGACCTGCACTGGGCATTCCTGATCGTGTTCGGCGTCTACGTCCTGGTCGCCGCCCTGCTTGCGTTCGTCGGCTTCCTCAGCGTGAAGAAGGTCAAGGGTCCCGAGCGTGCGCTCGCCCAGGCCAAGCAGAACAAGAAGGCCTTCAAGCACTCCTGA
- the nth gene encoding endonuclease III, with product MPDTSLVRRARKVDRVLAATYPDAKCELDFANPFELLVVTVLSAQTTDKRVNAVRPTLFAAYPDPQAMAQADRDKLEQILGPLGFFRAKTESLLKLSAALIERYDGEVPPRLDDLVTLPGVGRKTANVVLGNAFGIGGITVDTHFGRLVRRFGWTDETDPVKVEFAIAELFPKRDWTMLSHHVIWHGRRICHARKPACGACPVAHWCPAFGEGPTDPAEAAKLVRTEGRA from the coding sequence GTGCCCGACACCTCCCTCGTACGCCGCGCGCGGAAGGTCGATCGCGTGCTCGCCGCGACCTACCCCGACGCCAAGTGCGAGCTGGACTTCGCCAACCCCTTTGAGCTTCTCGTGGTCACCGTCCTCTCGGCCCAGACCACCGACAAGAGGGTCAACGCGGTCCGGCCGACCCTCTTCGCGGCGTACCCGGATCCGCAGGCGATGGCCCAGGCGGACCGCGACAAGCTCGAGCAGATCCTCGGCCCGCTCGGCTTCTTCCGCGCCAAGACCGAGAGCCTGCTCAAGCTGAGCGCCGCTCTCATCGAGAGGTACGACGGCGAGGTGCCGCCGCGCCTCGACGACCTCGTCACGCTGCCCGGGGTGGGCCGCAAGACCGCCAACGTGGTGCTCGGCAACGCGTTCGGCATCGGCGGCATCACCGTCGACACGCACTTCGGCCGGCTGGTGCGCCGCTTCGGCTGGACCGACGAGACCGATCCGGTGAAGGTCGAGTTCGCGATCGCGGAGCTCTTCCCCAAGCGCGACTGGACGATGCTGTCCCACCACGTGATCTGGCACGGCCGGCGCATCTGCCATGCCCGCAAGCCCGCGTGCGGTGCCTGCCCGGTCGCGCACTGGTGCCCGGCCTTCGGCGAGGGCCCGACTGATCCCGCCGAGGCAGCGAAGCTGGTCCGCACCGAGGGCCGCGCATGA
- a CDS encoding MarP family serine protease encodes MNLLDWILLLLLGAYALSGYWQGFITGAFATVGLLVGGLLGIWVAPRALGNVEPSLWVSLGALFIVILCATVGQALMQYSGARMRARIKWQPVRAVDAAGGAVLSMAAVLLVAWALGVAISGSRLGPVTPIVRDSKVLATVDDVLPDQAYQGLQAFNDVVGTTFFPRYLEPFAPEQIVAVDPPARGILRDPDIERARRAVFKVHGNNSCGRGVEGTAFLIRGDRLMTNAHVVAGVDDPQILIGDKTIDARVVYYNSDLDIAVLAIQDLGIEPLHFAPGAETNAKVALLGYPQDGPYNAQAARVRQQQRLRSPDIYGNGSVLRSVYSLRGLIRPGNSGGPLVDTSGNVAGVIFAASVSDADTGYALTAAAVAGARDAGIAATDEVDTGACAS; translated from the coding sequence ATGAACCTGCTCGACTGGATCCTGCTGCTGCTCCTCGGCGCCTACGCGCTGTCCGGCTACTGGCAGGGGTTCATCACCGGTGCATTCGCGACGGTCGGCCTGCTGGTCGGCGGCCTGCTCGGCATCTGGGTGGCTCCCCGCGCCCTGGGCAACGTCGAGCCGTCGCTGTGGGTCTCCCTCGGCGCGCTGTTCATCGTGATCCTCTGCGCGACGGTCGGGCAGGCGCTGATGCAGTACAGCGGCGCCCGCATGCGTGCCCGGATCAAGTGGCAGCCGGTGCGCGCGGTGGATGCCGCCGGCGGTGCCGTCCTGAGCATGGCCGCGGTGCTGCTGGTCGCCTGGGCGCTCGGTGTCGCGATCTCCGGTTCACGGCTCGGCCCGGTCACGCCGATCGTGCGTGACTCCAAGGTGCTCGCCACCGTCGACGACGTACTTCCCGACCAGGCTTACCAGGGCCTCCAGGCCTTCAACGACGTCGTCGGCACGACCTTCTTCCCGCGCTACCTCGAGCCCTTCGCACCCGAGCAGATCGTCGCCGTCGACCCGCCGGCGCGCGGGATCCTCCGAGACCCCGACATCGAGCGCGCACGCCGCGCGGTCTTCAAGGTGCACGGCAACAACTCGTGCGGCCGTGGCGTCGAGGGCACCGCGTTCCTGATCCGCGGTGACCGGCTGATGACCAATGCCCACGTCGTTGCCGGTGTCGACGACCCGCAGATCCTGATCGGCGACAAGACCATCGACGCCCGCGTCGTCTACTACAACAGCGACCTCGACATCGCCGTCCTCGCGATCCAGGACCTCGGCATCGAGCCGCTGCACTTCGCACCCGGCGCCGAGACCAACGCCAAGGTCGCGCTGCTGGGCTACCCCCAGGACGGCCCCTACAACGCGCAGGCGGCCCGCGTGCGCCAGCAGCAGCGCCTGCGCTCCCCCGACATCTACGGCAACGGCTCGGTCCTGCGCAGCGTCTACTCGCTGCGCGGCCTGATCCGCCCGGGCAACTCCGGCGGCCCGCTGGTCGACACCTCCGGCAACGTGGCCGGCGTGATCTTCGCGGCCTCCGTCAGTGACGCCGACACCGGCTACGCCCTGACGGCCGCGGCCGTTGCGGGTGCCCGCGATGCCGGCATCGCCGCGACCGACGAGGTCGACACCGGCGCCTGCGCCAGCTGA
- the nhaA gene encoding Na+/H+ antiporter NhaA: MAFPQIRRLRFLPDPTSSDGTFVSDILRKETVGGAIALLAAAVAVVWANTFDHSYETLRHFDIGPLNVEQWAADGALTLFFFVAGLELKREFVIGSLSRVADAIVPVVAAACGVAVPALIYLAINLAHPEGHPVGWAIPSATDIAFALAVLAVVGSALPPQLRAFLLTLAVVDDLIVIVIIAAFYSGTLSFAPLGFAVLCLIAWTLLQRFRINLWWLAVPIAIAAWWFTHESGIHATIAGVALGLLTRVRRDEGEDASPAESLEHRLVPLSSGVAVPFFALMSAGVVITGGTDLLRDPVVIGVLLGLVIGKPLGVFGGSWLLCRLTRAEIDDDVLWRDVLGVAILAGVGFTVSLLVSDLSFAGAERDAAKAAVLVASVIAAVVAAVVLRRRNQIRRAAVV; the protein is encoded by the coding sequence GTGGCCTTCCCCCAGATCCGACGCCTCCGCTTCCTTCCAGACCCGACCTCGAGCGACGGCACGTTCGTCTCCGACATCCTGCGCAAGGAGACCGTCGGCGGCGCGATCGCGCTGCTGGCTGCCGCCGTGGCCGTGGTCTGGGCCAACACGTTCGACCACTCCTACGAGACGTTGCGCCACTTCGACATCGGCCCGCTCAACGTCGAGCAGTGGGCGGCCGACGGTGCCCTGACGCTCTTCTTCTTCGTGGCTGGCCTCGAGCTCAAGCGCGAGTTCGTGATCGGGTCGCTGTCGCGGGTGGCTGACGCGATCGTTCCCGTCGTCGCAGCGGCATGCGGTGTCGCGGTGCCGGCGCTGATCTACCTGGCGATCAACCTGGCGCACCCCGAGGGACACCCGGTCGGCTGGGCCATCCCGAGTGCCACTGACATCGCGTTTGCCCTTGCTGTGCTGGCGGTTGTGGGCTCCGCCCTGCCGCCGCAGCTGCGCGCGTTCCTGCTGACGCTCGCCGTGGTCGACGACCTGATCGTCATCGTGATCATCGCGGCCTTCTACTCCGGCACCCTGTCCTTCGCCCCGCTCGGGTTCGCCGTGCTCTGCCTGATCGCATGGACGCTGCTGCAGCGCTTCCGGATCAACCTGTGGTGGCTCGCGGTGCCGATCGCGATCGCCGCCTGGTGGTTCACCCACGAGAGTGGCATCCACGCCACCATCGCGGGCGTCGCGCTCGGCCTGCTCACCCGCGTACGCCGCGACGAGGGGGAGGACGCGAGCCCCGCCGAGAGCCTCGAGCACCGGCTTGTCCCGCTGAGCTCGGGCGTCGCCGTACCCTTCTTCGCGCTCATGTCCGCAGGTGTCGTGATCACCGGTGGCACCGACCTGTTGCGGGACCCGGTCGTGATCGGCGTGCTGCTCGGCCTCGTGATCGGCAAGCCGCTCGGGGTCTTCGGTGGCTCGTGGCTGCTGTGCCGGCTGACCCGCGCGGAGATCGACGACGACGTGCTGTGGCGCGACGTACTCGGTGTGGCGATCCTGGCCGGGGTCGGGTTCACCGTCTCCCTCCTCGTCTCCGACCTGTCCTTCGCGGGTGCGGAGCGGGATGCGGCGAAGGCAGCCGTGCTTGTTGCCTCCGTGATCGCCGCGGTCGTCGCTGCTGTGGTGCTCAGGCGGCGCAACCAGATCCGCCGCGCTGCCGTTGTGTAG
- a CDS encoding TlpA disulfide reductase family protein produces MTRLMTVLLGVLSLALLAACGPTSEIGAPGAAHIDVDTPALRALRDKAGIEPCAPSSEDAVKGGLPDVVLPCLGGGEDVSLAGLRGPLVITFWASWCGPCRRELPIYQRFAEKYAGRVGVLGIDTNDVHPDAALELAQKSGVTFPLVADTETAVAGAGLRVVYMPTIAFLDAEGRLTVWSDDNGGTAVTKAMEITSLKQLEDLAAQHLGEDALGPVAPAKSTVKSAAKATAKKAS; encoded by the coding sequence ATGACGCGGCTCATGACTGTCCTCCTCGGCGTCCTCAGCCTGGCCCTCCTCGCTGCCTGTGGCCCGACCAGCGAGATCGGCGCACCGGGCGCTGCACACATCGACGTCGACACACCAGCCCTGCGGGCGCTCCGGGACAAGGCCGGCATCGAGCCGTGCGCACCCTCCTCCGAAGACGCGGTCAAGGGCGGCCTCCCGGACGTCGTCCTCCCCTGCCTCGGCGGAGGCGAGGACGTGTCGCTCGCCGGCCTCCGCGGCCCGCTGGTGATCACCTTCTGGGCGAGCTGGTGCGGCCCGTGCCGCCGCGAGCTCCCGATCTACCAGCGCTTCGCGGAGAAGTACGCCGGCCGCGTCGGCGTACTCGGCATCGACACCAACGACGTCCACCCCGACGCCGCCCTCGAGCTGGCGCAGAAGAGCGGGGTCACCTTCCCGCTCGTTGCCGATACGGAGACGGCCGTCGCCGGGGCGGGCCTGCGCGTGGTCTACATGCCGACGATCGCGTTCCTCGACGCCGAGGGCCGGCTGACGGTGTGGAGCGATGACAACGGCGGCACCGCCGTCACCAAGGCCATGGAGATCACCTCGCTGAAGCAGCTCGAGGACCTCGCTGCCCAGCACCTCGGCGAGGACGCACTCGGCCCGGTCGCGCCTGCGAAGTCGACAGTGAAGTCCGCCGCGAAGGCGACCGCGAAGAAGGCCAGCTGA